Genomic window (Lutra lutra chromosome 2, mLutLut1.2, whole genome shotgun sequence):
gcATCCCTGAATATAAATTTCAAAGCAGCACCTGTGAAGCAAGCGTGTAAGGGTCTAGCAGAAACCAGAGCAGTGATAGAAAAGTTAAAAGACTGACCATGTGGGTAAGATTCAGAACTTCcaacttttttattcttcttcccaCCTCTGCATCCTGCTTCTCCACTGCCCAGCAAGCACCTGCAGCACCGTGTTCTCCAAGAAACCAGAAAGGGGCCTTCAAGAAGGACATGACTCATAAACCTCATGACAGTCCTCCCAGGAGGGTAATGAAACAGTCACCTCCCTGCAGCGCCTGGGCTCTGGAATGGGAATGAGGAGCTGTACTGAGTGGTTAGGACAGAAGGATGCACAATGGCAGAGACCATCAAGATGGCCCTCCCAGCGCCTCTTTGCCAAACCTTGATTTGCTCACCTTTTCCCGAAGCCGGATGTTATCCCACACCTTGCTGCACACCATACACTCGAAGGCATCGATGTAGTTATCCTGGCGGACATCCTGCACACCCCATTTCCGTTCCCTGAGTGCTGCGAGAAGTCGCTGATTGGAGACCTCACCCTTCAACTTCCACTCTATGTAGGCCTCGTACAGGCTGTCGTCGTGGTCCAGCTGTCTGATGTAACTTGCCAGCTCTCTAGGGTGAGCAAATTCCGATACGAGAATAGCACTTCTATTACTCGGGAGCCAGTCTGCAATGCTGGGGGACCCGTAGTACACAGGGACTACCCCCAGCTTCAGGGGTCTCCAGAACTTCTCAGTGATGTAATCGTCACACACCGCGTTCTCGAAAGCAAGGATAAACTTGTACTGTGCAATGATCCTGTAAAAGCCATCAGCATCCATAGAAGCTGGGTTTTTCAGCTGCTGAGGGAGATCTTTGTTTCGTAAACACTCCCCATAGGAATCGACCTCGATGTAAGTCATCAGCTCTCGGACATAGCTGTCCCTGTCTGACGGCGGGTCACAGTCTGACTGGACGTACACCAGCGGAGCAAGTCTGCTTCGAAGGTTGTTTTTGGACCTCAAGGGGACCAGGTATCGGAGTGACTTCAGGACTTCTACGCCCTCCAAGTACTGGGTGGTCAGGGGCAAGTGGGAATGCCGGCTGAACGTGGCAGTGTAGTTGAACAAGGTGATGACTGGCTCGTGGAAGAGCTTGTAATTGTTTTTCGGAGACTCTTCGTGAAAAAGGGCCCAGTCGTGATGGGCTTTCCGAGGCAGAGGTAAGCTATTTATATTAAAGTCAGTgcctagaagaagaaaagaaaatattagtatgTACAAGAGAATTTTAGTGTTCGATTTGGAGTCTACCTGGTAAGATGAGAATACAGAGAAGTCCGAGGCTACAAAGAAGCATGTCACAGTGGTTGCAAAATGCCTGGCAGTCAATCATGACACTGTCACCCTAGCACCAAGGAGAGGGACCCTCCTTCTGATTTTATGTTCAGAGAAATGGGAGTAGTGTCTAGCCTGGTTCTAAAGGGAGAATTCATTCCACTGCCTCTAGCAATTGGCTTTTCTTCCCAGACGTGTTGTCTAAGAGAGCAcaggagaaataaagagatagatgattcttcaaaaaagaaaagagcaggagaaaggaagCCAGAAAAGGGGAAAGCAACCAACTTGGCAGACTGATGCTCCgaagaaaaagggaaatcaaGCAAAAGTCGCCAGAACAAATATgcaagatagatttttttttcacccaaaATGATCGGTTTCAACAAAGTGCAGTGAATCAATCATCCTCAAAATGGTAGACAAGAggctttttaaagacaaaatggcTGATAACAGCACTATGCTACAGACAGCCGCAGGATGGACATGAATTAACCAGCACATCAAGAAATGAAGAAGGCATAACAGGATTATAATTATGAGTGATTCTAGCCTCCACAGAATTAATTGGGAAACCTCTGAAACACGATCATGGGCAGACAGAAGTGACGGATGTGGGGAGCAAGTTGTTTCCTGACAGTGTGGATGGAGACTCGATCAGGAAGGAGTTATTCCTAGAACAGAGAAATGATTAAGACAATACCACAGGACAGGACACCAAATTTCTGTGTTTCTGACACTGATGATTTTGTGGCCCACGATTAGAGTTTTTAAGTTTTGAGTTTTCAAATGTAaggaaatggcaaaaaaaaaaaaaagactccatttTCCACCATTCATTgggggcggcggtgggggggtAGTGCAAATAGATGCTTCCCATGGAATAAAACATATTCTCCGGTAAAATTCATAGCAATTAATTATTTCATGCCAGTGCAcactgtttcaaataaatatgtactCTTTGGTGCCAACAGTATATCAATGAGAAATCAATTAATCAAGAAAGGCTTTTAAACAAAGACAGAATTAAGATTATGTTGCAGGACATCTACTGAGCCCAGGGAAGTTGCTGGACAAAGTACTACTGTCTCTATTCCAGGCTTTTATTCTCAGTGAACAGGAATAAAAGacgaacatttataaaaatggttatatcggggcacctgggtggctcagtgggttaaagcctctgccttcggctcaggtcatgatttcagggtcctgggattgagcccccgcatcaggctctctgctcagcagggagcctgcttcctcctctctctttctctgcctgcctctctgcctgcttgtgatctctgcctgaaaaatacataaataaaatcttaaaaaaaaaaaaaagaacactcatCTACATGCCCAAATGGAATGGCATATCGAGTTAGGTGGTCAGAAAGGTTCACAGACAAACGTGAAGATGTGAAAGAGAAGCGAATTTGAGGAGCAAGGAAATTTATCGCAGGAAGTGGTTGCTGCTTTAACTGGCCAAGGATGGGAATGGGAACCTACCCGTTTGAGTTAGAACAGAAAGTTTCCACTGGAGGCAGAACAAGAATCAAGGCTGTTTGCCCGGGAGAGAAAGAACTAGAGTCCACAGGCGTCAGGGGCAGAGATCAAGACATAAGATTAAGACAGGACGGGTGGGAcagacacctaggtggcttagtgggttaagcttctgccttcagctcaggtcatgaccccagagtcctggaatcgagacccacatcgggctctctgattagcagggagtctgcttcctcctctctctctgcctgcctctctgcctacttgtgatctgtctgtcaaataaataaataatcttaaaaaaaaaaaaaaaaacataagatagGAGGAGTATTGAGTAAAACAAAAGTGGCTCTAGAATTAATGGCAGGGCCGGGCACAGGTGTCTTGAGCAAGGGACTCGGACCCCAGTGGCTGTCTGCTGCTACTGTATGGCACGTAGGTGATTTTTCATTTGCCTCACCCTGGATGTGCCGCTGCAAAGAGCCAAGACGTGGAGCAGAGAAACAGCAAGACAACACCCGCCTCCTGTGCTTCGGAGAATGGAGAGGGCCTGACTTCCATCTCTGCTCATCCATATCAGTGAAGCAAAACAGGCACCAAAAATGGCTATGTGTAGACCTGTCTGTGGCCAGTTTCTAGGTCCACTCAGATTGTGTTTAATAACGTGAATGGGCCTCGCACCTGGTACCAATTTGAGCCATGAGCCCTTCATTCATTAGAACTAGGAGATGAAGTCTTATCGGCTCATTATACCTTCAGCCAAGTTGTTTCTGGAACCTTGATgttggaaggaaggggagaagagcaTAGGGTCCCTGGCATATGCAATCTATAGCAGTAAGAGAAGCCTGCAGATCTAAGcaagaaaagtttatttatattcatgctctaaaaaagaacacagcttt
Coding sequences:
- the FUT10 gene encoding alpha-(1,3)-fucosyltransferase 10 isoform X2; the encoded protein is MVWIQRRKLLASCLCIMATVFLLVTLQVVVELGKFERKKFKISSLRNGQAKVEEEPAGLYPFPRREARILTRKTQRDTESYPIMLWWSPLTGETGRLGHCGADACFFTINRTFLHHPMTKAFLFYGTDFNINSLPLPRKAHHDWALFHEESPKNNYKLFHEPVITLFNYTATFSRHSHLPLTTQYLEGVEVLKSLRYLVPLRSKNNLRSRLAPLVYVQSDCDPPSDRDSYVRELMTYIEVDSYGECLRNKDLPQQLKNPASMDADGFYRIIAQYKFILAFENAVCDDYITEKFWRPLKLGVVPVYYGSPSIADWLPSNRSAILVSEFAHPRELASYIRQLDHDDSLYEAYIEWKLKGEVSNQRLLAALRERKWGVQDVRQDNYIDAFECMVCSKVWDNIRLREKVYVLEHSASPWLNATQGEASSMFWAMYICSPTGIFCIWSC
- the FUT10 gene encoding alpha-(1,3)-fucosyltransferase 10 isoform X1, producing the protein MVWIQRRKLLASCLCIMATVFLLVTLQVVVELGKFERKKFKISSLRNGQAKVEEEPAGLYPFPRREARILTRKTQRDTESYPIMLWWSPLTGETGRLGHCGADACFFTINRTFLHHPMTKAFLFYGTDFNINSLPLPRKAHHDWALFHEESPKNNYKLFHEPVITLFNYTATFSRHSHLPLTTQYLEGVEVLKSLRYLVPLRSKNNLRSRLAPLVYVQSDCDPPSDRDSYVRELMTYIEVDSYGECLRNKDLPQQLKNPASMDADGFYRIIAQYKFILAFENAVCDDYITEKFWRPLKLGVVPVYYGSPSIADWLPSNRSAILVSEFAHPRELASYIRQLDHDDSLYEAYIEWKLKGEVSNQRLLAALRERKWGVQDVRQDNYIDAFECMVCSKVWDNIRLREKGLPPKRWQADVMHLSCPEPAVFAFSPLAPRRSSLREMWIPSFEQSKKEAQALRWLVDRNKNFSAQEFWALVFKD
- the FUT10 gene encoding alpha-(1,3)-fucosyltransferase 10 isoform X3, encoding MVWIQRRKLLASCLCIMATVFLLVTLQVVVELGKFERKKFKISSLRNGQAKVEEEPAGLYPFPRREARILTRKTQRDTESYPIMLWWSPLTGETGRLGHCGADACFFTINRTFLHHPMTKAFLFYGTDFNINSLPLPRKAHHDWALFHEESPKNNYKLFHEPVITLFNYTATFSRHSHLPLTTQYLEGVEVLKSLRYLVPLRSKNNLRSRLAPLVYVQSDCDPPSDRDSYVRELMTYIEVDSYGECLRNKDLPQQLKNPASMDADGFYRIIAQYKFILAFENAVCDDYITEKFWRPLKLGVVPVYYGSPSIADWLPSNRSAILVSEFAHPRELASYIRQLDHDDSLYEAYIEWKLKGEVSNQRLLAALRERKWGVQDVRQDNYIDAFECMVCSKVWDNIRLREKDQIQDTKLKLALMSP